The genomic region CAGTACCATCCACTGCGGAGGGGAAGTCGTAACCTCTGACGACCCATTATTCCCCGACTCGCAGCGGTGGGCCTCCCACTTCCGGCCCGGCAACCGAATCCCGCCCTGCATCCTTGGTCTGCCCCAGGTCGACATGGCCGCCAccgagcgcctcgtctTCAACCTCCACGTCCACCCCGACCACCACATGTTCGGACAGTGGGAAATCGACTTTGCCACATCTCACCGCCTACGCCCTTTACAGATCTACGTCGTCGCGAGTCGCGACGACGCACCTCTCGGATGGCAACACCAGATGCCCCGCGGTACGCCCCTCTTCGAGGGCCGGATTCTcaaccgcctcctcctctgcatCGGGCGCATGATGGCGCGCAACCTCCCTCGAGTCCAAGTCGCGTTCATCAACGCCAACAGCTGGGACCATAACTGGCTCGCCACGTCTTTCGTTGACAAGTCCAGCTACTTTgagatcgacgaggacgacctcgacctcgacggctCCGAAACTGCGACCATGGAGGAACGCATCCAGTACTGGCTCAACGAGGCGATCGAGAACCAGTTCGAGCAGTACATGGGCGCTCCGTTCAACGACGATGCCGATAACTATACCCGTTTCCTCACGTTTGACGAGTTCCGCGCCGAGATCCCGGACAACGACTTTGTCTTTGACAGGATCATGTGCCCGTAGGCTGGTAAGGAGGCGAGAGTGTCATGTTGCGCAATCAGATGCGGGGTGAGTGCAGGCTCGGTCGGTGCTTACTGCAGATGCATGAGCGAATATACACTCGCGCTGGGATGTAATGGGATGAAATAGCGATATGCAGGATCTTTTTTTTTCTACACAACTTTGCCTGGTTCATTCAGGCCAGTGCCAAGGTTGAGGACCGGATATGTACCAGGTCAGTGTCAAGGTTGAGGACCAGTTGATATGCCATTATCCCCCACACCCGAGATCTGAGGACGATGCTCCGACCTTGACGTTTACCTGCATACATCGACTCCACCGCCACTCCCAGTTCACCTTATTCGGCCCGCCGTTACGTCACTACACTGCTGGACGgcctccaccgcctcgacaTCTCTCCATATCCCATCTCCCCATCATCTGGGGCTACTCCGTCTCCATCCCCTCGGACTACTCCTTTGACAGGTGTCTCTTTACCTATCCCTTCCCACTTATCCCTCCTCTCCTATCCCTCCCCACCTGTCCATCCCAACGCCCCCTCCCACCTACCCCTATCCCTCCCAACACATCCCCCCCCATCCCTCGCAATGGCTGCCCtcgcctccatctcaaACCGCCTAACCACGGCCCAGAGCCAACTCCTCGAGCGCTCCCGCATCCTCTCACTAGGCATGCACCCGTCCGCTGCCGCCACGACCCAGATCGTCCGCACTCTCGGCGGGGTGAAGCGCGAACTGTCGCGcgtggccgacgaggccgaacTGGAACGTGCAGGCCTAGTCGTGGGCGGCGGGAACAAGGGCCGTAGTGCCCAGttggatgaggatgagcgcGTGCTCGATTCACTGGGGGAGCGGTATGATCGGCTGGTGGACATGTTGGGcaaggatgaggatgggcGGGAGCGGGCAAAGGGGCTCGTAAGGGAGAAGCGGTGAGATAGCATCGGGGGTAGAGCTGACTGCAGGTCATCAACGCccgatggcgaggatgagggagaggaaCTCGAGGACTTTGCGTCGAATGATCACGAGTTGCAGGCGCGGACGCAGTCGACCTCACCACCGCTCctgcagccgcagccgatCCGCCCGTTCCGGGACtatgacgatgacgaggagggcggcgagcgcgagatcaTGGACCAGCAGCAGATGATGATGAACGGTGAGTCGGTGCGATGGTTTCAGGCGGGTGGGAATCGGTGCTTTCTGGCTTGTGGCATGTCATGAGGCGTCAATCACTCTTTGGCCGTCTCCGCGCCGCTTCCTCGTGCCCACTGACGCCCAGACCAGGACGAGCGCCTCACGCTCCTCTCACACAGCATCAACCGGCAAAACGACTTGTCTATCCAgatcggcgacgagctcgaccagcaccacgagctgctcgaggacacGGACGCCGCGATGGACCGGACGGCGGCAAGGTTGCAGCGCGCGCGTAGGCGGATGGACACGGTTGCGGACGGGGCCAGGCAGCATGGTGAGTAACGCGTTGAGCTCGAACAGACTGGCCATCCGTGCAATGGCTTCGCCCATGGACGGCTTATCAGCTGTCAAATCACGGActgcagctgacagcagggaGCACCATCACGATCGTCCTCCTTATACTGGTGTTGCTCAtgctcatcatcatcttcaAGACGTAGTTGTACACTAGTGACGGtgagggtggcgaggacgacgaggataGGATACATGCCCAATGTACATCTAGCTGAACTTCCAGCGGAGGCCACAAACCTGGGGATCAGCAAAATCACAGGAGCGAGCTGGCCGAACTCACTGTGCAACTGTAATGTGGACATTCCGGCATCGAGGGGAAAACATGTCAGCACAACGAACAGAGCAGAGTCAGAGACATACGTCACGAAggtctgctgtcagttgaTCGGACGCAGCACAACTCACAGTCATCGGCTCATCGGCAGAGCGCGTCTGCATCTGGAAGTAGACACACTTGCGCTGACCACAGCGGCCACACTTGAACGCGTCCGTCTCggcctgatgtcagcttggcTCCAGCTACCGCAGCTAACCTggacctcgccaacgccctTCGAGTTGAAGAGGTTCTGCTCCTGGATGCGCTCGTTCATGGCCTTCAtcgactcgctcgccatcTCTTCGGTTGTCAACCGCACGACGCGGTCCGCCGTCATCTGGCCCAGCACGATCTCGTTGCGCAACGCCGGATTccccttgtccttgaggttgaggaagaGTGTGCGGATTTCTGCTATCAGCGACAACGCCACAAAACAGCTCACTTGCGCGGTACGGCTTGCCCGTGTCGTAGTTCATGAGCTTGCAGCATTCGCGCTCGATCGCAATCGCGCACTGCGAGAGCGTCTTGGTCGCTGCCATCAGCCAACTCATCTTTGATCAGCTGTCCCGTCTACTCACAGGCATTAGAGTCGCTCGCCAGCGCATCGTAGATCATGACAACACACCGGTCGCGCACATCCTCGGGCGCAGCATCCGAGCCATCGCTCCGCAGGTTCTTGTCGACACCATCACTCTTAGCCGTACGCGGTGTTGTGCGCCCATAATCAATCGTAACGAGCGTCTCAGGCGTCTTGCTCTTTTCCCGCTCCCCGACagtctccttctccttcttctcctctttCCCTTCCTTGCCTTCCTTGCCTTCCTTACCCTTGGACACGGGCTTGGACGAAGGACTCTTAACGGCGGGGCTCTTAGCTGGCGACCCAGCCTTAGCCTTCTTAGCCTCGCTACCCCCCTCATCATCGCGCTTCCGCTTGCGCTTATTCTCTTCCACCTGCTCCTTCCACAGCCGGACAACATCCTTGGCCAGCGCGGAAACCTCTGCCGTACCGTGCGATCTCAGCTTGCCAATAGCGATACCTGCGCGTGATTGCTGTGGTCAGCGGCCGGTGGTGCTGAGAGgagcaaggacaaggacaaggacaaggacgagagcgCACTGCGCACTGCGCACTCACACGCAACATGTCCTCGGTGGCCACGACGTCCGTCTTGAACTTCTTGAGGAGGCGGaccacgtcgtcgctctTCCCAGCCTCATTCGCCTCCTGCATCTCCTTGATCGCAGCGCTCAGTGCCGCCGCGTCCATGCTCATGGTGTCGTGTGGTCGGTAGAGGTGGGATAGGATAGGATTGGGATGAGGATAAGATGTCAGACGTCTCGGTTCTCGGCTTTCGATGTGCCTTTATGTCGCGCGCTTCCAGATCACGATGCTGGTGATGGGCGATTTACACTCAAACGCGGGGGCGAGTACGGTAACGAGGTCGTGATGAAGACGAGTAGAGGAACAAGTGTGCAGAGTGATGAGAGAAGCGTACAGAGCAACAAGTCAATATTGCCACAGAACCTCGAGGATAATAGGCCTGCAAAATGTCAATAGGTCCGCAGACTTCAGTGGGCCTAACTAACCCGGGCCTCCACCCGTGGTCGTCCATGTCACAAGGCTGAGAGAGCAAGCAACCCTTTTGGTTCTCCACTCTGCTCCTCAGTGACGATGGACGATGGACGATGGACGATGGTACAAACCCTCGCACAGCTCGCACCGCTCGTACCGCTTACAACCAGTTCTCGTTCCTCATCATCGCTTTGTATCATCTCCACATTGTCCACTCGTTCCCCGCGGGCGCCACCCGCGCACGGTCCGCGGTCCTCCCTGCCGATTTCACGTAGCACACAGCTCACAGCCCACAGCTCACAGCTCGCAGCTCGGACCATgctcccctctccctctgcctcctctgcctccaAGATGCAAGCTCGCACCTCGCACCTAGtccgtcgccgcgccgctctcctCTTTTCTTCCATCATCTGACATGTTCTACTAATCCTCATCCTAGAGCCACACTTGTGCGCCTCATCTCGGATCGCGGGgcatcttcctcttccctctcgGCGCATTCCGCCCGCCTTGACCATCAGCCAACGTGGCTCACTCAGGCCCCTCCGTCTCTCGCCACTCCCCACTCCGTCCCCCACCCCCTTCTCCCACAACTCCGTTCCCCACCCAGCCTCTCACCTCTTCCAGGAGTGTCATgaccctccccctccgcctAGATGCGCGGGCACACGCGCACGCTCCCGGCCGCCCATCCCCTCTCCGAGAGAGATTCGACGCAACCGACATCCAGGAAGAACTCCGCATCACACTCAAGTTCAAGGTTCCCCTGCCTCCCCCGCCACCACTGCCAGAAGacacgccctcgccaccttcctctccgGTCATCGCCTTtccatcctcgtcacctGACGATGGGCGCAAGTCGCCAAAGCCCACGAGCATGAGACTCTCCCCACCTGCACAGGTGTTCACGTACATGCCATACCAACCTGAAGACAAACCACTCCTCGCGACTGAGAACGAAATTGTCGAAACTCGCGCCTCTGAGCGAGGTGGCACCAACGCACACCTCACCGCGCGGCTACGGACGCTTGAAGCCCGCCGTGCCGAGCTGCAGCGATCGATTTCCGAGACGGAGACGTTGCGGACGGGATACATTGTCGACATTATGGCGGAGAAACAGAACGGCAAGGGCGGGGAAGAGGCGGAGGAGTTGAGGCGCTTGTGCGACTGGTTGGACGATGACCTCGCGTACGATCGGCACGCGTTGACTGAGCTTGAGGACCGGATTCGGCAGTGGGAGCGATATGTAGACCAGGTTGCGCAGGGTGACGTTTGCTCGCGCCCGCGTTCACTTTGTAAGCTGCTCGATCGTGATCATGTGCTGACCACCAGGCAAGAAGCGTCCgcgtgaggaggacgaagagGGCAAGGTGTCGAGCAAAGTGTCTCGGCCCAAGGTGAACTCTGGTtgcggacgacgagacaTGGACAACCTCGACTGATAGTCAGCTTTAGTTTTGTGTATACATTCAGTTTCAGTTGTATTAGCATGTAATGTGTATAGCAGCGACATGCATTCGTCTCTACAGGCCCAATTGCAATGGATGGAACGAAATGTAATGGATTAGATTGTCTTCTAAAACAGCGCACGCCTCTGGTTGACAGTCAGGCGAGCAAAGAGCGGGGCAGCATGGTTGTCCCACCACGGCACAAAGCTCTCGTTCCACCACGGCACGAACGAGCCGTAAAAGTACGGCGCACCGTACGTCTCCCACACGGGCGTTCCGTACTCGACGACGTACggctcggccttgggccAGACGACGTTGAAGATGATCATGCCCAACAGCACCGAGAAGATGACGTACACCAGCGTGATGAGGTGGTGCTTGAGCGTCTTGGGCGGCTTggcagcctcctcggccgcgcgctTAGCCGCAATCGTCTCGTAGTACCGCggctcgacggccttgggcttgggcggGTTGATAAGCGAGAAGAGGTGGGTGTTGAGGATGAACGCGAGGttggcctccttgacgagggcgactgAGGTTAGCGTATGcgaagggggaggaggaggaaggggaggaaggggaggaagaggggcGTGCAGCTGGGCGTGTGTCAAGCTCAGCATCACAGATCGCCGGTTCGCAGATTCGCTTCTCACACCAAGCCCGACATCAAACGCCCGCCCGAATCTCTCCGCGGCcgccactcacccttgagcgccttgtCGTCACCGACGCCACCATCCATGCCGTCACGGTACCACCCCTTGACGGCAAACAGCTTCTTCTTGCGGTCGCCGACGGTCTCGTCACCAGTTTCGGCGGCAGTCCGGTCGCCATCCAGGTCGAAGAAGTAGAACATGCGTccgtcgaggttgtcgaggttgtACGCCTTGcggaggcgcgcgccgatGATCTGTCCACCGCtcaggtcgccgaggtaaCGCACGTACgcgtgggcgaggaggcggggcgCCTGGTCAGGAGTCGCCGCAAGCTCACGCAGGCGGTCGATGTAGACCTtgagaggaggggcggtggtggtgaacacctcggcgaggaaggcaggaagagggaagggaggggtggggaCGATGTCGGTGCGGACCGGCGAGTCGTCGTGGCCCATCCGCTTAAGGAGGAAGCggatgtcggcggcgagggtgcCAGcacgggcgaggagcttgggGTTGTAAGTTCCTGCGAGGACCGGGTTGGTGgcgtgcgcgtcgaggccagtctcgagggcgctgtcgtcagtcGAGATGTTAAAGAAGGACTCACTCGTAAACACGCCACAGGATGCCGAGCCAGCGCACATACTCGCGCatctcgagcttgccggCCGTGAGGGCGGTTGCGCCGTCCGAGTTCTCGGCGTTGGTGTGCGCGCGCTGCGTGCCCTtgcggaggagctcggAGACGGGGCGCGACATGTCAAGGTCTTCGGGCAGAGGCCAGTCGTCGACCGAGCCGTTGACGCCATCAcccgcgccgctctcgtAAAGCAGCGACTGGAGAGTGACCTGCGACGAGTGGAGAACGCTGGCCGGCGCATTGGGCACAAAGCCCGGCGTCTCCGCGCCCTCGGAGAGTGGCGACGCCTTGCCATTACCGTTCCCGTTGCTGTGACCGTTACCGTTTGCGTGCCCGTTGGCACGGCTCGTAAGCCCGTTAGCGGAGGGACGAGGCGCCGTTGCTGTTGACATTGTTTTTGTGGACGAGTGGAAGAGTGGAAAAAAAGAAAGAAATTGCCGGAGGTCTGTCTTGGACAGCTGCTAGGTTCCGAAGCACGACAATGGACGGCAAAATGACGGATATGGCAGATACAGCCACCAAGGCGCCAAGCAATGCATCTCAGGCAAGGTGATGGCCGATGGCCGCCCACAGCAGATCCCGTGATACCAGCTACCTACCGCCACTGAGGTTGGCCAGCTAACGAGACAACAACAGTGCCGTATTCTGGTGAGCGCTGGCCGGGTCCTTGCCCTGTATGTTTGCCAGCCCTACGGCACAACTGGCCAGTGTCAGATAAAACCCTCGGTGCCTTTGTTCTCTGCTTCGCTCATGCCCACTTtcggccgacgtcgcccaCGCCACCCATTGCTGCGCTGGCTTGGCATTCCAATGGCCCCTCACCCAGTTGGTTCCAGCCCATTAACGGGCCAAGCTCATTCTGGCTGTTTCGGTGGCGGACTGGGCCACTGCAATTAAGCCAAGGTAACCGGGAGCGGTGTCCTGTATGTAAAGATTGTTAGCAGGTAGCAGGTTTTACCGTCGtccgcgtcgcgtcggTCAAAATTTCGGCGCCGCGTGGTCTACTTCGTGATACCTATACATGGCCCAGGGTTATATCAGCGGCTTCGGAGCCTCCGTCTCCGATGTATTTGTGGCCTGCGATATGGTGATTACCTTGTGCCATGTTGCTCTCTTGCTTGCCGAATCGGCACCTCGGCAGATCGGCAGAGGGTACTGTAAGTTTGAAGGGCGAATGCCAGGCTCAAGACATGTGACTGCCTGACGGGGATAACCGACGTCTGTACATCGCCTCTGGATGAGAGTCTTGTCTGATTTTCTTGCTGCGATACTGCAATCAGTTGTTGACAAGGTGCGTGATGTGAACGTTTTGACAAAGACACACAACAGCTTGGTCATGCAGGTCCGCGATGATCTAGAAGCCGGCCACCTTGCCCGTTAAGAGAGCTAATAGCTGCCAAAAACAAGCTCTCCGAGAATCGAACTCTCGACTGCAAGactcctccccacctccttcATGTGTTCGGAGACAAATAATGTACTCTTACTAATACAATTGCTTCCGCTGACATAGTGTTGTTTGACCGGTCGGGTCCTCATTGTTTTTGGGGAACGGTGGCAAAGATTGGCAAAGCACGTCATGAATATAGTAGATATCGCCGTTTTCCCACAAACCCAAATAAGTTTAGGGCTTGAACCAtaccccacctccaccgcgctAGTCCACCTCTTGACCGCTGGGTGGGTACATTCATTGTAACATACCCTTTGGTTCACTCATTCTACAAGCACAAAGCACTGCGCACTAAGCACATTTGGCAAGCAAACCGTGGCAAGAGCAGAGCAGCAAGCAAAGAACGTTACTCGTCGGTATCAGACGGTATCACGGACTCGACTCGCATCTTCATTCTTCTCCACAGCCGACCTTCACTATCACCTTCACCCATCTCTGAACAACTACCGGCGGCATCTGCTCACTCGGCCCCTTCCggccacctccacttgcaACATGCACCACGCACATTCGCTCTACTGCTGCGACCTGGACCACGgatcgtcctcgtcgcagCCCTTCTCCTTTGAGGACCTGTACTCTGGCGTCCTCCCGACGCccgactcggcgtcggcagGCGACAGAGTCGTAGCATGTGCCGATGGTTGCGCAGACATGGGACGCCGCGACTCGTGCAGCTCGGATTGCGTCAAGATATGTGACGAGGACTGCGCAGAAGAAGAGTGTCCCCAGGAGTGTCCTCCGGATTGCACGCAGGAGTGCACGCAGGTGTGCGTGCCAGAATGGTGCCCCCCTGACTGcaccgtcgaggagattgtTAGTTTAGAGGTTTCAGATAACGATAGCTGACAATAGATAAAACGCTGCACCGATACCACGTGCACGCTACCTCAGGTCGAGATCGACCCGATAGCGCTACTGCTCCGCCAGCCCCAGGACCCCAGCTACATGGACTATGTTGCGCAGGTGTTCGCGCAGGCACAGCCTCAAGCCCCTCTGCAGTACCCTTGTAAATGGCAGAACTGCAATGCTTCGTTTGACACTTGTGCGAAGCTTGCACAGCACATCGCCGCAAGTCACCTCCCAAGCGACCAACTCGCGCATAGTTCGGCGCCCATGCCGGCTCACCAGCCTATATCCACACCTATGGCCCAGTCTGCACTAGAGCCTTCGCTCGGAACCAATGCGTTCATGGCGATGATAAACGCTTTGCCAGGGTCCTTATCGCAG from Cutaneotrichosporon cavernicola HIS019 DNA, chromosome: 2 harbors:
- the tfs1 gene encoding uncharacterized protein (C2C2 Zinc finger), translated to MSMDAAALSAAIKEMQEANEAGKSDDVVRLLKKFKTDVVATEDMLRQSRAGIAIGKLRSHGTAEVSALAKDVVRLWKEQVEENKRKRKRDDEGGSEAKKAKAGSPAKSPAVKSPSSKPVSKGKEGKEGKEGKEEKKEKETVGEREKSKTPETLVTIDYGRTTPRTAKSDGVDKNLRSDGSDAAPEDVRDRCVVMIYDALASDSNASTKTLSQCAIAIERECCKLMNYDTGKPYRAKIRTLFLNLKDKGNPALRNEIVLGQMTADRVVRLTTEEMASESMKAMNERIQEQNLFNSKGVGEVQAETDAFKCGRCGQRKCVYFQMQTRSADEPMTTFVTCTVCGLRWKFS
- a CDS encoding uncharacterized protein (Heme oxygenase) translates to MSTATAPRPSANGLTSRANGHANGNGHSNGNGNGKASPLSEGAETPGFVPNAPASVLHSSQVTLQSLLYESGAGDGVNGSVDDWPLPEDLDMSRPVSELLRKGTQRAHTNAENSDGATALTAGKLEMRDALETGLDAHATNPVLAGTYNPKLLARAGTLAADIRFLLKRMGHDDSPVRTDIVPTPPFPLPAFLAEVFTTTAPPLKVYIDRLRELAATPDQAPRLLAHAYVRYLGDLSGGQIIGARLRKAYNLDNLDGRMFYFFDLDGDRTAAETGDETVGDRKKKLFAVKGWYRDGMDGGVGDDKALKVALVKEANLAFILNTHLFSLINPPKPKAVEPRYYETIAAKRAAEEAAKPPKTLKHHLITLVYVIFSVLLGMIIFNVVWPKAEPYVVEYGTPVWETYGAPYFYGSFVPWWNESFVPWWDNHAAPLFARLTVNQRRALF